CCAGAAGCGCCTAAAGCTCCCGAAGGGGCAGCCAAAGGGCCAGGCCAAACAAAGCTCCTGAGCGTGTCGCACAAGGGCCAGAAGCCCCCAGAGAAGCTCCCAGGGCACAGAGCAAAGCGCCAGAAGCTCCCAGAGCACCAGAAGCACCCAGGGCACCGCAAGCTCCAGAAGCGCCCAGAGCACCGGAAGCTCCACAAGCCCAGGCTCCAGCATCGAGAGAAAGACCAGTATGGCCTCGCGTCATTAACAAGCCAGATGCAGCCAAACCAGAACAAGCGCCCAAAGCAACTCCAGAAGCAACACCAAGAGCACCAGAAGCGACACCAGCCAATGCCAATGCAAAAGCAGTAGAAACACCGCAAGCCGAGAAGAAGGAAGGAGAGACTAAACCAGAACAAATAAAACTAAAAGATGGCATGAGACCAATTGTTATCCTTGACGCCGGTCATGGTGGCAAAGACAGTGGCGCAGTGGTAGGCGGCACCAAAGAAAAGGACCTGACTCGCGCACTCAACGATCTCGTCACTAAAAAATTGCAAGATCGAGGAGTCTTTGTCGAGCACACCAATCCCACCGATAAATATATCTCTCCAACTGAAAGACGCGAAAGAGCTGACAGAGAGCGTGGCGCCATAGCTGGCCGCAAACCTGAGCAAGAGTGTCAAGCCGATGCCGCTGTATCCATTCATGCCAATCACGATGGTGTCAACAACAAAGGTGGTGGCTCTACTCGTGGACTGGAAATATTGCTCAATGGTGGCAAAGGCAAAGATGGCACACTAGATCTCGCTAAGAGCATTCAAGGTGCTGTCAACAAAGAAAAAGAAGCAGGACTGGATGTAGTGGATGGCGGCTTGCGCAATCGCCCTGGACTGGCTTTTACCAAAGCGCAAAGTCCCACTGTTTTAGTGGAGGCTGGTTATATGACTAATAACCGCGACCTGGCTAATCTTAAAGACCCTGTTTACCGCGAAAAACTAGCCACCGCCATCACCAATGGTATCGCTCAATTTTTGCAAAATCGCCCTGCTAATTGCCGCAAATAAGCATGTAGTTGGCAAATTGAAGCAAAATAGTGGAATAGTCTGACAGCGATTTATTCGAAGAGTTTCTCGATGTTTTCGGTGGGGCGACCAAGCACAGCCTTATTGCCGCGCTCCACGATTGGTCTTTGCATTAAGTCAGGGTGTTCCACCATGAGCTTAATCAGCTGATCATCGGATAACTCTGCTTTAGCTAGCTTCAGCTCTTTATAGATTGCTTCGGAGGTGCGCAAAATCGCCCGAGCCGGTAAGTCCATCTTGCCCAAAAGTTCTTTTAGCTTTTTAGCAGTAAGAGGCTTGATGTAATAGTTGACCTTTTCAAAGTCAACCTTATGCGATCTAAGTAGCTTGTCTGCTTCACGGCACTTGCTACAGGTTGGTCTTTCGTAGACTGTTATTTTTTCTGACATAAACACCTCACAATACGCGTCAGAATAGCACTTAAGCTGGTGGTGCCTGCATGTCCTTAAACATGACGATTGGATAATTATTGCGCTGTGCCACCATCTTAGAGGCTTTAGCAGCACTAAGAAGTAGCCCCATATCATGACAATCCTCAGGCACTCCAGCGATGCCAAAAGCGAGAGCTAAATTGTCTACACCAGGCATGATGGGAGAGGAACGCATGGTCTCAAGTAAGCGGTGAGCGAGCATGGCAGCAGACGGTGCTTCAGTATTGGGCAAAAGCAATATATAGCTCAATGTCTCAAAGTGGGCCAGCACATCAAGGCTGCGCTTGACCGCCCTGATACGGCTAAATGCCTCAGCCAGTGCCGGTGCAGACAGAGGCTCCAGGCGATTGGGCAAAATCATGCGCATCTCAAAGATGACAATCGCAAAGGGCGTACCAAACAATTGATAGCGCTTAAATTCCTGGTCCAAAAAGAAATGAAAAGATGGATAAGACATAATGCCAGTGTCAGGTCTAGCCAGGAGTCCATTGACACGTTGGATAGCATTGCTATCAATATTGGTGGACTCCAAAAAGGCAGTTTTATCAACTTTTGTGGGCTTTTTGGTAATGACAATGAGACCGCAATTGACCAGGTTAAAGAGCACGCCGACCCAGTCTTTTTTGACCATGGGCTTTTTGCGCAATAAATCAAATAGCGTAGAGCAACCATCTAACTGCAAGTAAAATTCTTTTGCATCTTGAGATCTACTGGCGCACCCTTTGCGACAGCTTGATCAAACTCCGGCTCGGTCAGTCCCACCTGAGCTTTATCCAGATATGACTCCATTGTCAAACCACTCTCAATCAGCGCCTTGCTTTGATCGAGGAGCGTTATACCCTCCATCAATATGGCATCGAGACGGCGTTTTACTGTGCGCAGAGTGGTTGTCTCGTCACGGTAAAAATAAAACTTACCGCGCTCCCAGGTTACTAACTCCATCAGTGCCAGATCGCCGTCCACATCAACAGCAGTGGCGTGGATTAAATTGCCATCCTCAAAAAACAACTCAGCGGCAGCTTGTGTAGTATCGACAAAGAGACGTCCTGTCATCTTGCTCATCACTACTGATTGCAAGAGGTTAGGCACTGCCATATCAGTCAAATCACCTTCCATGGTGGCATCACGCATAGACTTACTGGCATTAACTACTGGATAACGAGTGCCGGATGTAGCCTGCAAACCAAGCAAACTAGTGCTGTATGTGCTCGATGTATTGCTGGCAAATTTATTAGCACCACTGCCCTGACCATTGTTATCGGTCACAGCGCTGACTTCACCAGTACATTCGGCATTTATTAAATTGAAAATCAATGTCAGATCACCGGAGCCATAGGTCCAGATTTCGCGATTTTGACGACCTGCCCCTTCGTTAAAGATCCAGACAGGGTCGCTCGACTCCGGCTTATAGCCGACTGACAACAAAAAATTTGTTTGACTATTAGGTTTGGGCCAGACCAGCTCAACTATACGTCCATGACTGTCCTGGGCTTGAGACAAAGCTGACATCAGCTGTGCAACAGTAGGTATGGTCTCAAGAGGAGCCATACGGATAGGTTGGGTCGTAGGATCTTTTTTGGGTCGGTACATCTTTTAAAAGGATACCCTATACGATAAAGATTAAAACCAGACAGTATGGGCATAGACATCATACCTACCTTTGCCTCTTGATAAAGGACGTTATGGCAAACAACAAGGACCGACTGCAAAAAATAGAAAAACTTATTGGCGACTATAGAGTGACAAGCGGCAAAAAGTTTAAGCTCAAAAACTGGGAGCCATCGGATACTCATGGACTGGACTCAGAATTTAAAGATGAAGCCAAAGAATTACTTACAATTGGCGTAGAATGGCTCGCAGAGCTGCAAGACAAACTCTACGCCCAGGATCGCTGGGCTGTTTTGTGTATCTTTCAGGCCATGGATGCGGCGGGCAAAGATAGCACTATCAAGCATGTAATGTCCGGTGTAAATCCACAAGGATGCCAGGTATTTAGCTTTAAACAACCAAGTAGCGAAGACCTCGATCATGATTTTATGTGGCGCTACCAGCGGTGCTTACCTGAGCGCGGTCGCATCGGTATATTTAACCGCTCCTATTACGAAGAAGTGCTAGTAGTAAAAGTGCACGAAGAAATATTGAAAGCACAAAAACTGCCAGAAAAGCTAGTAACAAAAACAATCTGGGAAGACAGACTGGAAGACATAGCCAACTTTGAAAAATATCTAGCTCGCAACGGAGTTAGTGTCATAAAGTTTTATCTGCATCTCTCCCAGGAAGAACAGAAGAAAAGGTTTTTGGCGCGCATCGAAAAGCCAGAAAAAAACTGGAAATTTGACAGTGGTGATATCAAAGAGCGTGGTCACTGGGCCGAATATAGAGACGCCTTTGAGGAGGCAATCAGTGCTACAGCCACGCCTGAATCCCCCTGGTATATAATACCTGCGGATAACAAATGGTTTGCCAGACTGGCGGTCTCTGCCGCAATGGTACAAAAATTAGAAGGGCTCGATCTCCAATATCCCAAAGTAGATAAGGTCAAACTCGAACA
This genomic stretch from Candidatus Obscuribacter sp. harbors:
- a CDS encoding DUF4388 domain-containing protein, which codes for MYRPKKDPTTQPIRMAPLETIPTVAQLMSALSQAQDSHGRIVELVWPKPNSQTNFLLSVGYKPESSDPVWIFNEGAGRQNREIWTYGSGDLTLIFNLINAECTGEVSAVTDNNGQGSGANKFASNTSSTYSTSLLGLQATSGTRYPVVNASKSMRDATMEGDLTDMAVPNLLQSVVMSKMTGRLFVDTTQAAAELFFEDGNLIHATAVDVDGDLALMELVTWERGKFYFYRDETTTLRTVKRRLDAILMEGITLLDQSKALIESGLTMESYLDKAQVGLTEPEFDQAVAKGAPVDLKMQKNFTCS
- a CDS encoding arsenate reductase family protein — translated: MSEKITVYERPTCSKCREADKLLRSHKVDFEKVNYYIKPLTAKKLKELLGKMDLPARAILRTSEAIYKELKLAKAELSDDQLIKLMVEHPDLMQRPIVERGNKAVLGRPTENIEKLFE
- a CDS encoding N-acetylmuramoyl-L-alanine amidase, which gives rise to MRPIVILDAGHGGKDSGAVVGGTKEKDLTRALNDLVTKKLQDRGVFVEHTNPTDKYISPTERRERADRERGAIAGRKPEQECQADAAVSIHANHDGVNNKGGGSTRGLEILLNGGKGKDGTLDLAKSIQGAVNKEKEAGLDVVDGGLRNRPGLAFTKAQSPTVLVEAGYMTNNRDLANLKDPVYREKLATAITNGIAQFLQNRPANCRK
- a CDS encoding polyphosphate kinase 2 family protein, with translation MANNKDRLQKIEKLIGDYRVTSGKKFKLKNWEPSDTHGLDSEFKDEAKELLTIGVEWLAELQDKLYAQDRWAVLCIFQAMDAAGKDSTIKHVMSGVNPQGCQVFSFKQPSSEDLDHDFMWRYQRCLPERGRIGIFNRSYYEEVLVVKVHEEILKAQKLPEKLVTKTIWEDRLEDIANFEKYLARNGVSVIKFYLHLSQEEQKKRFLARIEKPEKNWKFDSGDIKERGHWAEYRDAFEEAISATATPESPWYIIPADNKWFARLAVSAAMVQKLEGLDLQYPKVDKVKLEQLAQAKALLLSDKKLKQ